A stretch of Candidatus Binatus sp. DNA encodes these proteins:
- a CDS encoding 2-isopropylmalate synthase, protein MASANTEPHQPDHVRIFDTTLRDGEQSPGCTMNVEEKIALARQLERLNVDIIEAGFAVSSPGDFESVTRVAQAVTEPIVLSLSRTREEDVDSALRAVDHARHPGIHIFIATSDIHLKYKLNMNREDVLDAATWAVTRAKKHLDYIEFSCEDASRTDWDYMVDVCSEVIRAGATIINLPDTTGHAMPEEFGRMFAYMREKVPGADKVIWSAHCHNDLGLAVANSLAAVRNGARQIECTINGIGERAGNCSLEEVVMAMKTRKDFMGIQSRINTRQIYPSSRLLSQIIGQSVPANKPIVGDNAFAHEAGIHQDGVLKYKLTYEIMKPEDIGIPSNKLVLGKHSGRHAFSNRLKELGIDTDAVDLNKAFAEFKALCDKKKIVYDDDILALVTEEARRTTDHFELVDLKVGSSSTITPHAEVTMRVDGVEHTGNSNGDGMVDACYKAIYKIAGINPALERYAVKAITGGTDALGEVSCLIRENGSTVAGQGAHSDIVMASALALINALNRLQNRRHAVLKPTSDVH, encoded by the coding sequence ATGGCAAGCGCGAACACTGAACCTCATCAACCCGACCACGTGCGGATCTTCGACACCACGCTGCGCGACGGCGAGCAATCGCCCGGATGCACCATGAACGTCGAGGAAAAAATCGCGCTCGCCCGCCAGCTCGAACGCCTGAACGTTGATATCATCGAGGCCGGCTTCGCTGTCTCTTCGCCCGGCGATTTCGAATCCGTCACCCGCGTCGCGCAGGCGGTGACCGAACCGATCGTGCTGAGCCTGTCCCGCACCCGCGAAGAAGACGTCGATTCCGCGTTGCGCGCCGTCGATCATGCCCGTCATCCCGGTATCCATATCTTCATCGCGACCTCCGACATCCATCTCAAATATAAGCTCAACATGAATCGCGAAGACGTGCTCGACGCCGCGACGTGGGCCGTCACGCGCGCCAAGAAACATCTCGACTACATCGAATTTTCCTGCGAAGACGCCTCGCGCACAGACTGGGATTACATGGTGGACGTTTGCAGCGAGGTGATTCGCGCCGGCGCCACGATCATCAATCTGCCCGATACCACCGGCCACGCGATGCCCGAGGAGTTCGGCCGCATGTTCGCCTATATGCGCGAGAAGGTTCCCGGCGCCGACAAGGTGATCTGGAGCGCGCATTGCCATAACGATCTCGGCCTGGCCGTCGCGAATTCGCTGGCCGCGGTCCGCAACGGTGCGCGCCAAATCGAATGCACGATCAACGGCATCGGCGAGCGCGCAGGAAATTGCTCGCTCGAAGAAGTCGTGATGGCGATGAAGACGCGCAAAGATTTCATGGGCATTCAGTCGCGCATCAACACGCGGCAAATTTATCCGTCGTCGCGATTGCTCTCGCAGATCATCGGCCAATCGGTGCCCGCCAACAAACCGATCGTCGGCGACAACGCTTTCGCGCACGAAGCCGGTATCCATCAGGACGGCGTGCTCAAATACAAGCTGACCTACGAAATCATGAAGCCCGAGGACATCGGGATTCCCTCCAACAAGCTCGTACTCGGCAAGCATTCGGGCCGTCACGCGTTCAGCAACCGGCTGAAGGAACTGGGTATCGATACCGACGCGGTCGATCTGAATAAGGCCTTCGCCGAGTTCAAGGCGCTCTGCGACAAGAAGAAAATCGTTTACGACGACGACATCCTGGCGCTGGTCACCGAAGAGGCGCGCCGCACCACCGATCACTTCGAGCTGGTCGATCTCAAGGTCGGCTCATCGAGCACCATCACGCCGCACGCCGAAGTTACGATGCGCGTCGATGGAGTCGAGCACACCGGCAACAGCAACGGCGACGGGATGGTCGATGCCTGCTACAAGGCGATCTACAAAATCGCGGGGATCAATCCGGCGCTCGAGCGTTACGCCGTCAAGGCGATCACCGGCGGCACTGACGCGCTCGGCGAAGTGAGTTGCCTGATTCGCGAGAACGGCTCGACCGTCGCCGGACAGGGCGCGCATAGCGATATCGTGATGGCGAGCGCGCTCGCGCTGATCAATGCGCTGAACCGCTTGCAGAATCGCCGCCACGCCGTGCTGAAGCCCACTTCGGATGTCCACTGA
- the pssA gene encoding CDP-diacylglycerol--serine O-phosphatidyltransferase, producing MELHSAREQNPSSDSRLRRGVFLLPATITSIGLLSGFYSIVSAVSGHFEVAAVLIGLAFVCDGLDGRVARASRTSSHFGVEYDSLSDLVAFGVAPAMLMYSWALKPIGSTGIAISGLFVICAALRLARFNVQTATADKHRFTGLPVPGAAAMIAGMALAYSYFELDSPRTLCAFMAPITLALAGLMISRVPYPSFKTLKLDKRAQVELVIAMVVFAAMLFAMPQLTAFLISTAYVLSGPILLVRGEQMRAKVSVLRPVAVEKPHAANGASPRPARPTGSLPAPTVDHE from the coding sequence ATGGAACTCCACTCCGCGCGGGAGCAGAACCCAAGTTCCGATAGCCGCTTGCGGCGCGGAGTTTTCCTGCTCCCCGCGACCATCACGTCGATTGGCCTGCTCTCCGGTTTCTATTCGATCGTCTCTGCCGTAAGCGGCCATTTCGAAGTCGCCGCCGTATTGATCGGACTCGCCTTCGTCTGCGACGGCCTCGACGGACGCGTCGCGCGCGCGTCCCGCACCTCGAGCCACTTCGGCGTCGAGTACGACAGCCTTTCCGACCTCGTCGCGTTCGGCGTCGCGCCCGCGATGCTGATGTATTCGTGGGCGCTCAAACCGATCGGCTCGACCGGTATCGCGATCAGCGGACTCTTTGTGATTTGCGCTGCGCTACGTCTCGCGCGTTTCAATGTGCAAACTGCGACCGCCGACAAGCATCGCTTCACCGGATTGCCGGTCCCCGGCGCCGCGGCAATGATCGCCGGGATGGCGCTCGCGTACAGCTATTTCGAACTCGATTCGCCGCGCACGCTATGCGCGTTCATGGCGCCGATCACGCTCGCGCTCGCTGGCCTGATGATCTCGCGCGTCCCCTACCCGAGTTTCAAAACCCTGAAACTCGACAAGCGCGCGCAGGTCGAGTTGGTAATCGCGATGGTGGTATTCGCGGCGATGCTGTTCGCGATGCCGCAACTCACCGCTTTTCTTATCTCGACGGCGTACGTGCTCTCCGGTCCGATCCTGCTCGTGCGCGGCGAACAGATGCGCGCCAAGGTTTCTGTGCTGCGACCCGTCGCAGTCGAGAAACCGCATGCCGCCAACGGCGCATCGCCGCGCCCCGCCCGCCCTACCGGCAGCCTCCCCGCACCAACTGTCGACCACGAATAG
- a CDS encoding phosphatidylserine decarboxylase: MAGETDSGRPTAGGLIARAAKLIGIAAEGVIMSVAVTAAGIILIALGAKSIGAIVVLIAIAVAMFFRDPDRFPARTDGVVISGADGKVTDIAEVAFPAGAGDRCHRVSVFMSPLNVHVNRAPVGGVVTMVEHTSGEFRAAFRDDASEHNERNLIAMSDPLGRRFAMLQVAGYLARRIVCRLRARDRIQVAQRIGLIMFGSRVDHFFPAEYRVMVTMGQRVRAGETIIGAIEP; the protein is encoded by the coding sequence TTGGCCGGTGAGACAGATAGTGGCCGCCCAACAGCCGGCGGATTGATCGCGCGCGCGGCGAAACTTATCGGCATCGCCGCGGAAGGCGTGATCATGTCCGTCGCCGTCACCGCGGCAGGCATCATACTGATCGCGCTCGGCGCGAAATCGATCGGTGCGATCGTCGTGCTGATCGCGATCGCGGTCGCGATGTTCTTCCGCGATCCCGACCGCTTCCCGGCCCGCACCGACGGCGTTGTGATCTCGGGCGCGGACGGCAAAGTCACCGACATTGCCGAGGTCGCTTTCCCGGCCGGCGCGGGCGATCGATGCCATCGCGTGTCCGTCTTCATGTCGCCGCTCAACGTCCACGTAAATCGCGCTCCCGTCGGCGGCGTGGTCACGATGGTCGAGCACACCTCGGGCGAATTTCGCGCCGCGTTTCGCGATGACGCCAGCGAGCACAACGAGCGCAATCTGATCGCGATGTCCGACCCGCTGGGCCGCAGGTTCGCGATGCTCCAGGTGGCCGGTTACCTGGCCCGGCGCATAGTTTGCCGGTTGCGCGCGCGTGATAGAATACAGGTAGCCCAAAGGATCGGACTCATCATGTTCGGCAGCCGCGTCGATCACTTCTTTCCCGCTGAATACCGGGTCATGGTCACGATGGGCCAACGCGTGCGGGCGGGCGAGACTATCATCGGAGCAATCGAACCATGA
- the ilvC gene encoding ketol-acid reductoisomerase — MKVYYDRDADPSALKGKKIAVIGFGSQGHAHALNLRDSGMEVCVGLGKSSPSRAKAAQQGLPVFDTAEAARQADIIMMLVPDEMGSEIYEAEIAKHLTKGKYLAFGHGFNIHFKFIQPPPDVNVFMIAPKGPGHLVRSEYTKGRGVPCLLAVQQDPSKDTAKVGLAYGSAIGGARAAVIETTFKEETETDLFGEQSVLCGGLTELIRAGYETLVEAGYAPEMAYFECLHEVKLIVDLIYEGGISNMRYSISNTAEYGDMTRGKRVVGGPSREAMKQILADIQSGKFANEWIGEYRAGLPHFRELRKEAEHHPIEEVGRKLRSFMPWLASDRLVDKSKN, encoded by the coding sequence ATGAAGGTTTATTACGACCGCGACGCCGACCCGAGCGCGCTCAAAGGCAAAAAAATCGCGGTCATCGGCTTCGGCAGCCAGGGACACGCACACGCCCTCAACCTCCGCGACAGCGGGATGGAGGTATGCGTCGGCCTCGGCAAAAGCTCGCCCTCGCGCGCGAAGGCCGCCCAACAAGGACTGCCCGTCTTCGACACCGCCGAAGCTGCCCGCCAGGCCGATATCATCATGATGCTCGTGCCGGACGAGATGGGCTCCGAAATCTACGAAGCCGAAATCGCGAAGCATCTGACCAAGGGTAAATACCTGGCCTTCGGTCACGGCTTCAATATCCATTTCAAATTCATCCAGCCGCCGCCCGACGTGAACGTGTTCATGATCGCGCCGAAAGGCCCAGGCCATCTCGTGCGATCGGAATACACCAAAGGCCGTGGCGTTCCGTGCCTGCTTGCGGTTCAGCAGGATCCGTCGAAAGACACGGCCAAGGTCGGTCTCGCTTACGGCAGCGCGATCGGAGGCGCGCGCGCGGCGGTGATCGAAACCACTTTCAAGGAAGAGACTGAGACCGATCTGTTCGGCGAGCAATCGGTGCTATGCGGCGGGCTGACCGAACTGATTCGCGCCGGTTACGAAACGCTGGTCGAAGCCGGCTATGCACCCGAGATGGCATACTTCGAATGCCTGCACGAAGTTAAGTTGATCGTCGATTTGATCTACGAGGGCGGCATCTCGAACATGCGTTACTCGATTAGCAACACTGCGGAATACGGCGATATGACGCGCGGCAAGCGCGTCGTCGGCGGGCCCTCGCGCGAGGCGATGAAACAAATCCTGGCCGACATCCAGTCGGGCAAATTCGCCAACGAATGGATCGGCGAGTATCGCGCCGGGCTGCCGCATTTCCGGGAATTGCGCAAGGAAGCCGAGCATCATCCGATCGAGGAGGTCGGCCGCAAGCTGCGCTCGTTCATGCCGTGGCTCGCGAGCGATCGCCTGGTCGATAAATCGAAGAACTAG
- the ilvN gene encoding acetolactate synthase small subunit — protein sequence MRSHTISVLVENEFGVLARVAGLFSSRGFNIESLTVNEDPLDPTVSRIVLVTTGDDQILEQINKQLNKLVCVIKIADFKDVETIDREMVIVKVSVDERTRGELDSIVAAFRAHVIDIGPRAITVELTGDAEKIKAFIAIVRPLGIKEVVRSGKVAMARAVQLNAENHQNRRVRESSE from the coding sequence ATGAGAAGTCATACGATATCGGTTCTGGTTGAAAACGAATTCGGCGTGCTCGCGCGCGTGGCCGGACTGTTTTCCAGCCGCGGCTTCAACATCGAATCTCTGACCGTCAATGAGGATCCGCTCGATCCGACGGTCTCGAGAATTGTGCTCGTCACCACCGGCGACGATCAGATCCTCGAGCAAATCAACAAACAACTGAACAAGCTCGTTTGTGTCATCAAGATTGCCGACTTCAAGGACGTCGAAACTATCGACCGCGAGATGGTGATCGTAAAGGTCTCCGTCGATGAACGCACGCGCGGCGAGCTGGATTCGATCGTCGCGGCGTTTCGCGCCCACGTGATCGATATCGGCCCGCGCGCGATCACCGTCGAACTCACCGGCGACGCCGAAAAAATCAAGGCATTCATCGCGATCGTGCGCCCACTCGGAATCAAGGAAGTGGTTCGCTCGGGCAAAGTCGCGATGGCGCGCGCGGTGCAACTGAACGCCGAAAATCATCAAAATCGGCGCGTGCGCGAATCTTCCGAATAG
- the tsaB gene encoding tRNA (adenosine(37)-N6)-threonylcarbamoyltransferase complex dimerization subunit type 1 TsaB, with amino-acid sequence MFRVEQLLDEGASTGHVLGLDTATGVASLALISHGRVIDKIDRAVASHSVSIPAIVDELVGNAGLSISELNAIAVGIGPGSYTGLRIGLSYAKGLVLATGCSLVGVPSFDSIAIAARESGEVAPGASICVIFDARRGEVYAALYRVVADRLEKRSEESVVALEHLASRITGDTLFVGDSCANDAAALVGRRGLGVAVLETGTLDLRGVCVAAIGAARLAHGEKDRGESLEPLYIRTPDSTFRKTTRDPAAIATEGLWSSERKKSSGGI; translated from the coding sequence TTGTTCAGGGTTGAGCAGCTCCTCGACGAAGGAGCATCGACGGGCCACGTCCTCGGACTCGACACTGCAACCGGAGTCGCGAGCCTCGCGCTGATTTCGCATGGGCGAGTGATCGACAAAATCGATCGCGCCGTTGCGTCTCACAGCGTTTCAATCCCCGCCATCGTCGATGAACTCGTAGGCAACGCCGGGCTTTCGATCAGCGAACTGAACGCAATCGCGGTCGGAATTGGACCCGGCTCATACACCGGCCTTCGAATCGGACTCAGCTATGCAAAAGGCCTCGTGCTGGCCACCGGATGCTCCCTCGTCGGTGTTCCGAGCTTCGACTCAATCGCGATCGCAGCGCGCGAGTCCGGCGAGGTTGCACCGGGCGCCTCGATTTGCGTTATTTTTGACGCCAGAAGGGGCGAAGTGTACGCAGCCCTTTACCGAGTCGTGGCCGATCGGCTAGAAAAACGATCAGAGGAATCGGTAGTCGCGCTCGAACACCTGGCATCGCGCATCACCGGGGATACGCTGTTCGTCGGTGACTCATGCGCGAACGATGCGGCGGCCCTGGTTGGAAGGCGGGGGCTCGGGGTGGCGGTTCTCGAAACAGGGACGCTCGATTTGCGCGGAGTTTGCGTCGCGGCGATTGGCGCAGCGCGGCTGGCTCATGGCGAAAAGGATCGAGGCGAATCGCTTGAACCGCTTTATATAAGAACGCCGGATTCCACCTTCAGGAAGACCACCAGGGATCCGGCCGCAATAGCCACGGAGGGCTTATGGAGCAGCGAGAGGAAGAAATCATCCGGCGGCATCTAG
- the rseP gene encoding RIP metalloprotease RseP codes for MLISILAAALIFAVLVIVHEAGHFAMAKRLGVRVLRFSIGYPPKLWGTRRGETEYSIGATPFGGYVRMLGDEVGENPKSEELANYLHEIGLDVIGDARAHSRIKPTSDFDQNLRTIAERLAFSPSDAATTIGRELRPDEAGLIDEINQRGSVEESIKFLTEHPPPVLLKSFQKRAFPTQSLGKRILIVLAGPLSNLLFAPVLLTVVFMVGVPLLLPVVGQVKPDLPAFKAGLRTGDRIISLNGQPTDSWNDFSRRIKEGDGTPFKVEIVRTDGAASSKQTIVVTPTKQEQKTIYGTMAATWVIGVLPRGDETRKRFGPLSAFGHGVTTSIDMAKQLVVGIASIVTGAIPVREALGGPIMIAQMAGREAHEGFSSLAMFTVMLSLELGIINLLPVPLLDGGHLLFFAFEGVLGRPLELRYREMMLQVGLFLLVALMAFVIFNDISRIVQG; via the coding sequence ATGCTGATATCGATTCTCGCCGCCGCACTTATTTTCGCCGTGCTGGTCATCGTGCACGAGGCAGGTCACTTCGCGATGGCCAAGCGGCTCGGCGTGCGCGTGCTGCGTTTCTCCATCGGCTATCCCCCCAAACTGTGGGGAACCAGGCGCGGCGAGACTGAATACTCGATCGGTGCGACGCCCTTCGGCGGTTACGTGCGGATGCTCGGCGACGAAGTCGGCGAAAATCCCAAGAGCGAGGAACTCGCGAACTATCTCCACGAGATCGGCCTCGACGTGATTGGCGATGCTCGCGCTCACAGCCGCATCAAGCCCACTTCCGACTTCGATCAAAATCTGCGAACCATCGCCGAGCGTCTTGCCTTCTCGCCATCCGATGCCGCCACGACTATCGGTCGCGAACTTCGCCCCGACGAAGCGGGCCTGATCGACGAAATCAATCAGCGCGGGTCGGTCGAAGAATCGATCAAGTTTCTCACCGAGCATCCGCCTCCGGTACTGCTCAAGTCATTTCAGAAGCGTGCGTTCCCCACGCAGAGTCTCGGCAAGCGCATCCTGATCGTTCTCGCCGGACCGCTCTCGAACCTCCTTTTTGCCCCGGTCCTGCTCACCGTCGTCTTCATGGTCGGGGTACCGCTGCTGTTGCCCGTGGTCGGACAAGTCAAACCGGATCTGCCCGCCTTCAAAGCCGGCCTCCGCACCGGCGACCGAATCATTTCGCTCAACGGTCAGCCGACCGACAGTTGGAACGACTTCTCGCGCCGAATCAAAGAGGGCGACGGCACTCCCTTCAAGGTCGAAATCGTTCGCACCGACGGCGCGGCCTCGAGCAAGCAAACGATCGTCGTCACCCCCACCAAACAGGAGCAGAAGACCATCTACGGCACCATGGCGGCGACGTGGGTGATCGGCGTGCTGCCGCGCGGCGATGAAACCCGCAAGCGCTTCGGTCCGCTGAGCGCGTTCGGCCACGGCGTCACCACCTCGATCGACATGGCGAAGCAACTGGTCGTCGGGATCGCGAGTATCGTCACCGGCGCGATTCCGGTGCGCGAGGCTCTCGGTGGCCCAATCATGATTGCCCAGATGGCTGGCCGCGAGGCGCACGAAGGATTCTCGAGCCTCGCGATGTTCACCGTAATGCTTAGCCTCGAACTCGGCATCATCAACCTGCTGCCGGTCCCGCTGCTCGACGGCGGCCATCTGCTGTTCTTCGCCTTCGAGGGCGTGCTGGGCCGGCCGCTCGAGTTGCGCTATCGCGAGATGATGCTGCAAGTCGGGCTGTTTCTGCTGGTCGCGCTGATGGCGTTTGTCATCTTCAATGATATCTCGCGCATTGTTCAGGGTTGA
- a CDS encoding phosphatidate cytidylyltransferase, whose amino-acid sequence MLKTRLWTAAIALPVLLAAILFGSDSFFRLFIAVLGCFALYEIAAMTWAASPGRIALAIAILLAVGAVPLFALLYCGDAGWLLPTLVILMMLALMIVVARRGADAGPKGLALTAIGAAYAGVLFPYFALLRNSPRGIELLVLMLALVIASDTGAYFVGRGIGKTKLMPLVSPNKTVEGAIGGLVSSIIAGLMLRPMLAPDWSIAGAAIFSAAIAVLAQLGDLAGSALKRSAGVKDSGWLFPGHGGLIDRTCSLVLAAVFTYYYS is encoded by the coding sequence GTGCTCAAAACTAGGCTCTGGACCGCAGCGATCGCGCTGCCGGTATTGCTCGCCGCGATCTTGTTTGGATCCGATTCGTTTTTCCGATTGTTCATCGCGGTCCTTGGATGCTTCGCGCTCTACGAGATCGCAGCGATGACTTGGGCTGCGAGCCCCGGCCGCATCGCGCTCGCGATTGCGATTCTTCTCGCCGTCGGCGCAGTTCCGCTGTTCGCACTGCTGTACTGCGGCGATGCGGGCTGGCTTTTGCCGACGCTGGTCATACTCATGATGCTCGCGCTGATGATCGTCGTCGCGCGCCGCGGCGCTGACGCGGGACCTAAGGGCCTCGCGTTGACCGCGATCGGAGCCGCATATGCCGGCGTCCTGTTTCCCTACTTCGCCTTGCTACGAAACTCGCCGCGCGGAATCGAGTTGCTCGTCCTGATGCTCGCGCTGGTGATTGCGAGCGACACCGGCGCCTATTTCGTCGGGCGCGGAATCGGAAAAACCAAACTGATGCCGCTCGTTAGTCCGAACAAGACTGTCGAGGGAGCAATCGGCGGACTCGTCTCGTCGATCATCGCCGGCCTGATGCTGCGCCCGATGCTGGCGCCCGACTGGAGCATCGCCGGCGCCGCGATCTTCTCAGCCGCTATCGCCGTGCTCGCGCAACTTGGCGACCTTGCCGGCTCCGCGCTGAAACGCTCCGCTGGAGTCAAGGACTCGGGCTGGCTGTTCCCGGGGCACGGCGGGCTGATCGATCGAACTTGTTCGCTGGTTTTGGCGGCGGTTTTCACCTACTATTACTCGTAA
- a CDS encoding isoprenyl transferase, protein MPLNDFPALSVDSSRLPRHVAIVMDGNGRWARGHGLPRHEGHRRGKDSVRAVVEAARELGIPYLTLFAFSNENWHRPSTEVSFLMQLFHRYLITETKRLMKRDIRVVALGETDRLPPRVRQALAATVEATRDNRTMTVAIALSYGGRQDVVNAVKAIAQSVADGKLSPDEIDEQTVARELTTGGLPDPDLLIRTSGELRISNFFLFQLAYTELYFTDTLWPDFRERDFLAALAAYQLRERRFGAVSNGADHPLRAQN, encoded by the coding sequence TTGCCATTAAACGATTTTCCGGCGTTATCCGTCGATTCCTCGCGACTGCCGCGCCACGTCGCGATCGTCATGGACGGCAACGGCCGCTGGGCGCGCGGCCACGGACTGCCGCGCCACGAGGGCCATCGCCGCGGCAAGGATTCGGTGCGCGCGGTCGTCGAAGCGGCGCGCGAACTCGGCATCCCATATCTCACCTTGTTCGCGTTCTCTAACGAGAACTGGCATCGCCCGAGCACCGAAGTCAGTTTCCTGATGCAGCTCTTTCATCGCTATCTCATCACCGAGACCAAGCGCCTGATGAAGCGCGATATTCGCGTCGTTGCGCTCGGCGAAACCGATCGGCTGCCGCCTCGCGTGCGCCAGGCCCTGGCCGCCACCGTCGAAGCGACCCGCGACAATCGCACGATGACGGTTGCGATCGCGCTCTCCTACGGCGGGCGGCAGGATGTCGTGAACGCGGTGAAAGCAATCGCGCAGTCGGTCGCCGACGGCAAGCTCTCTCCCGACGAAATCGATGAGCAGACCGTCGCCCGCGAACTGACGACCGGCGGCTTGCCCGACCCGGATCTTTTGATTCGCACCTCGGGCGAACTTCGCATCTCGAATTTTTTCCTGTTTCAGCTCGCCTACACCGAACTCTATTTCACCGATACGCTGTGGCCCGATTTCCGGGAGCGCGATTTCCTTGCCGCGCTGGCCGCGTATCAGCTTCGCGAGCGCCGCTTCGGCGCAGTCTCGAACGGCGCCGACCACCCGCTGCGTGCTCAAAACTAG
- the frr gene encoding ribosome recycling factor → MLTETIEDARKEMEKTVEAFRHELARVRTGRASTALVENLQVNYYGSKTPLRQLAGLSAPEPRLIVITPYDKGSLHDIEKAIQTSDLSLNPMSDGKLIRIPIPELTEERRKDLVKHVRKIAEEFRVGVRNHRRDANDMLKELHKDKQATEDEMRAGEAKVQQFTTEFIEKVDKVLSAKEAEIMEV, encoded by the coding sequence ATGCTCACAGAGACAATCGAAGATGCGCGCAAGGAAATGGAGAAGACAGTCGAGGCGTTTCGCCACGAACTGGCGCGAGTCCGCACCGGCCGCGCGTCCACCGCGCTGGTCGAAAATCTGCAAGTCAATTACTACGGCTCGAAGACGCCGCTGCGCCAGCTCGCGGGATTGTCGGCGCCCGAGCCGCGCCTGATCGTGATCACGCCTTACGACAAGGGCTCCCTGCACGATATCGAAAAAGCGATCCAGACCTCGGACCTCAGTCTCAATCCGATGAGCGACGGCAAGTTGATCAGGATTCCGATTCCGGAATTAACCGAGGAACGGCGCAAGGACCTGGTCAAGCACGTTCGCAAAATCGCCGAAGAGTTTCGCGTCGGCGTCCGCAATCATCGCCGCGACGCCAACGACATGCTGAAGGAACTGCACAAGGACAAGCAGGCGACCGAGGACGAGATGCGCGCCGGCGAGGCCAAGGTCCAGCAGTTCACCACCGAGTTCATCGAGAAGGTCGACAAGGTTCTGAGCGCCAAGGAAGCGGAGATAATGGAGGTCTGA
- the pyrH gene encoding UMP kinase, which translates to MAEVQAAANLKPRFSRILLKLSGEALAPAQGAGLDPDALSQIALEIKEVAQLDLQIAIVIGAGNYIRGSDYEARGMDRSAADQMGMLATVINSLALQNALEQVGIVTRVMSAIEMHDVCEPYIRRRAVRHLEKGRVVIFAAGTGNPYFTTDTAASLRAMEIGAEVILKASHTVDGVYDRDPMREPDAKRFERLTYIEVLQKNLKVMDSTAISMCMDNRLPIIVFNLRKPGNIRRAVMGESIGTWVESAT; encoded by the coding sequence ATGGCTGAAGTCCAGGCCGCCGCAAACCTGAAGCCGCGCTTCAGCCGAATCCTGCTGAAACTCTCCGGCGAGGCGCTGGCGCCGGCCCAGGGCGCGGGCCTCGACCCAGACGCGCTTTCGCAGATCGCTCTCGAAATTAAGGAAGTCGCGCAACTCGATCTGCAGATCGCGATCGTGATCGGCGCCGGCAATTATATCCGCGGCAGCGACTATGAAGCGCGCGGGATGGATCGTTCCGCCGCCGACCAGATGGGCATGCTCGCGACCGTGATCAATTCGCTCGCGCTGCAAAATGCCCTCGAGCAGGTCGGGATCGTGACCCGCGTGATGTCCGCGATCGAGATGCACGACGTCTGCGAGCCGTATATCCGCCGCCGCGCGGTGCGCCATCTGGAAAAGGGCCGCGTCGTGATTTTCGCCGCCGGCACCGGCAATCCGTACTTCACCACCGATACCGCGGCGAGTCTGCGCGCGATGGAAATCGGCGCCGAGGTGATTCTCAAGGCCAGCCACACCGTTGACGGCGTGTACGATCGCGATCCGATGCGCGAGCCCGACGCCAAGCGGTTCGAACGGCTGACCTACATCGAAGTCTTGCAGAAAAATCTCAAGGTGATGGATTCGACCGCAATCTCGATGTGCATGGATAATCGGCTGCCCATTATCGTGTTCAATCTGCGCAAACCGGGTAATATAAGAAGGGCCGTGATGGGCGAGTCAATCGGAACCTGGGTGGAGAGCGCCACGTGA
- the tsf gene encoding translation elongation factor Ts translates to MKIDPKTVMALREKTGAGVMDCKKALAETAGDLEKAVTWLHDKGIAAAAQRADRVASEGSVGSYIHAGGKLGVLIEVNCETDFCAKSEAFQALVKELAMQVAAANPVCVKREDVSAAVIEQERQIYASQAEGKPAGVVTKIIEGKVDKFYRESCLLEQAYIRDPNKSVSDLLTEAGLQMREKIEVRRFMRFQLGEPNEPGVAN, encoded by the coding sequence ATGAAAATTGACCCAAAAACAGTCATGGCACTGCGCGAGAAAACCGGCGCAGGCGTGATGGATTGCAAAAAGGCGCTGGCCGAGACCGCCGGCGACCTCGAAAAGGCCGTAACCTGGCTCCACGACAAGGGTATCGCCGCGGCCGCGCAACGCGCCGACCGGGTTGCATCCGAAGGCTCGGTCGGATCGTACATACATGCGGGTGGGAAGCTCGGCGTGTTGATCGAAGTCAATTGCGAGACCGATTTCTGCGCCAAGTCGGAAGCTTTCCAGGCGCTGGTCAAGGAACTGGCGATGCAGGTTGCGGCGGCCAATCCGGTCTGCGTCAAGCGCGAGGATGTGTCGGCTGCGGTGATCGAGCAGGAACGGCAGATCTACGCCTCACAGGCCGAGGGCAAGCCGGCCGGGGTCGTCACCAAGATCATCGAGGGCAAGGTCGATAAGTTTTACCGGGAGTCCTGTCTCCTCGAGCAAGCTTATATTCGCGATCCGAACAAGAGCGTCAGCGACCTGCTAACCGAAGCGGGGCTGCAGATGCGCGAGAAAATCGAGGTTCGCCGCTTCATGCGTTTCCAGTTGGGTGAACCCAACGAACCGGGCGTTGCGAACTGA